The proteins below are encoded in one region of Paenisporosarcina cavernae:
- a CDS encoding DUF6612 family protein, whose protein sequence is MKNKRWITGVLASVLLLSACNDSATPTDGVTKEQTSELTLEEVFAKTQEKSADIKNLQSEISSQQTMLVGEEEMEFVTKSDTTMNLQTSPLAVYQKGTTSSSTSSDTGEPQKYENESYLTEEGFYIYDGLSDMWSKLPKEMSDKLLKSSTSQADPSKQLQDLEEYKKDFTFEQTANHYVLTLDSKGDQFKSLIEKQMKSMSEMGAGEQEFLDNMDIESIHYVIEIDKKTFYVTKMDVQMAMNVESNGQSMKITQDMKSTYGKFNELDEIKVPDDVKKEANEL, encoded by the coding sequence TTGAAAAACAAACGATGGATTACTGGAGTATTAGCCAGTGTATTATTATTAAGTGCTTGTAACGACTCTGCTACACCGACAGACGGTGTAACGAAAGAACAAACGAGTGAATTGACACTAGAAGAAGTATTTGCAAAAACACAAGAAAAATCAGCAGACATTAAAAATCTCCAATCGGAAATTAGCTCGCAACAAACCATGCTTGTCGGAGAAGAAGAAATGGAGTTTGTCACGAAATCGGATACGACGATGAATTTGCAAACATCGCCTTTAGCGGTTTACCAAAAAGGAACTACGTCTTCGTCTACTAGTTCTGATACTGGCGAGCCCCAGAAATATGAGAATGAAAGTTATTTAACGGAGGAAGGCTTCTACATTTACGACGGACTTTCGGATATGTGGTCGAAATTACCGAAAGAAATGTCGGATAAGTTATTAAAGTCCTCCACTTCTCAAGCGGATCCTTCGAAACAATTACAGGACTTAGAAGAGTATAAAAAGGATTTTACCTTTGAACAAACTGCTAATCATTACGTCTTAACACTCGATTCAAAAGGCGATCAATTTAAGTCGTTAATCGAAAAGCAAATGAAAAGCATGTCAGAAATGGGTGCTGGAGAACAAGAGTTTCTTGATAATATGGACATTGAATCCATCCATTATGTCATCGAAATTGATAAGAAAACGTTTTATGTGACTAAAATGGATGTTCAAATGGCAATGAATGTGGAATCAAATGGCCAATCAATGAAAATTACACAAGACATGAAATCCACATATGGAAAGTTTAATGAGCTTGATGAAATAAAAGTACCCGATGACGTGAAGAAGGAAGCAAACGAACTTTAG
- a CDS encoding VOC family protein: MFKRIDTIFLPVSDTHASIKWYEEKCGFRLRWHDVENGYAALDIGNGETAFTLVNTDHFGNEKPADHEWFNFYTSDIHQTHQRLLDAGVEATPVQSGGKVEFFQFKDLDGNLLGVCSFEEDAA; this comes from the coding sequence ATGTTTAAACGAATTGATACAATTTTTCTACCTGTTTCTGATACACATGCTTCGATTAAGTGGTATGAAGAAAAGTGCGGATTTCGATTGCGTTGGCACGATGTCGAAAATGGCTATGCGGCGCTAGATATCGGAAATGGTGAAACAGCCTTTACATTAGTTAATACCGATCATTTTGGAAATGAAAAGCCTGCCGATCACGAATGGTTCAATTTCTACACATCGGATATTCATCAAACACATCAACGTTTGCTTGATGCGGGGGTCGAAGCAACACCTGTTCAAAGCGGTGGTAAAGTGGAGTTTTTTCAATTTAAAGATTTAGACGGAAATCTTTTAGGTGTTTGCTCATTTGAAGAAGATGCAGCATAA
- a CDS encoding alpha/beta hydrolase, with product MIHVFTKGTDPMKPVLLLLHGTGGTERDLLPLAERLDDTASLLSVRGNVSENGMPRFFRRLAEGIFDEEDLIFRTKELDDFITESAEKYEFDRHNVVAVGYSNGANIASSMLFHRAESLRGAILHHPMVPRRGIDLPNLDGKNVFIAAGKNDPICPPQETEDLQALLQNAGASVETFWDNQGHQLSYAELDEAKKWYTTLFA from the coding sequence ATGATTCATGTATTTACAAAAGGGACAGATCCAATGAAGCCGGTATTACTGCTTTTGCATGGTACTGGCGGAACAGAACGTGATTTACTTCCGTTAGCAGAACGTTTAGATGATACCGCTTCGTTGTTAAGTGTGAGAGGAAATGTCTCTGAAAATGGCATGCCTCGTTTTTTCCGTCGTCTTGCAGAAGGAATCTTTGATGAAGAAGATTTGATTTTTCGTACAAAAGAACTCGATGACTTTATTACAGAGTCAGCAGAAAAATATGAGTTTGATCGACATAACGTGGTGGCAGTTGGATATTCTAACGGTGCAAATATAGCATCTAGCATGCTATTTCATCGCGCGGAGTCTCTTCGCGGAGCAATTTTACATCATCCGATGGTACCTCGGAGAGGAATAGATTTACCAAATTTAGATGGAAAAAATGTCTTTATTGCGGCAGGGAAAAATGATCCAATATGTCCTCCACAGGAAACAGAAGACTTACAAGCTCTTCTACAAAATGCAGGAGCAAGTGTTGAAACCTTTTGGGACAATCAAGGACATCAGTTAAGCTATGCTGAATTAGATGAAGCGAAAAAGTGGTACACGACATTATTTGCTTAG
- a CDS encoding phosphatase PAP2 family protein has translation MKDFIRVSTAAIALIGFLLLFFNFSNDTMVAFDKWASEMFLGIKEINFFSLFGDPWFVIMVSLILLVFLFLKKNYRGLIFVLITVAGGAFLNNAIKEYVARVRPELPHQLTSYSFPSGHAMISILYLFTVAYFASEYIDDRKKSVVIWIVASVLTILIGLSRIAGNHHYGTDVVAGWAIGYFLFMVVVYWYEYLNRSLRKRSKRYE, from the coding sequence ATGAAAGATTTTATAAGAGTATCAACGGCAGCCATAGCACTAATAGGTTTTCTACTATTATTTTTTAATTTTTCAAACGATACGATGGTAGCATTCGACAAGTGGGCAAGTGAAATGTTTTTAGGAATAAAAGAAATTAATTTTTTCTCCTTATTTGGAGACCCATGGTTTGTCATTATGGTCTCACTCATTCTATTAGTATTTTTATTTCTAAAGAAAAATTATCGGGGCCTTATTTTTGTTTTAATAACCGTTGCAGGTGGTGCATTTTTGAACAATGCGATCAAAGAATATGTTGCAAGGGTTCGACCGGAATTACCTCATCAACTAACTAGCTATAGCTTTCCGTCCGGACATGCCATGATTAGTATCTTATATTTATTTACAGTGGCTTATTTTGCGTCTGAGTATATCGATGATCGAAAAAAATCCGTGGTCATTTGGATAGTTGCAAGTGTATTAACCATCCTCATAGGCTTATCACGAATCGCTGGAAACCATCACTATGGAACTGATGTCGTTGCAGGATGGGCAATAGGATATTTCTTATTTATGGTGGTTGTATATTGGTATGAATATCTTAACCGTTCGTTACGAAAGAGGTCTAAGCGATATGAGTGA
- a CDS encoding anti-sigma factor, translating into MERQTCETLIDYFNGQLNDIEKAQFEEHLQHCPSCQEELAEWQLLADDLPYAVDTVLPPNGMKDRILSNIVDDKEEEMVVVNNKPIPKKPSVKWMPFIAAALLLSIGANIFLASIVSKQTDELATSQETVDELLAYVQLSSTTGDVTGTASMVKHGEEVQMVVTANSLPQLSNEEVFQVWLIDEDGPKRAGSFQTTSENGTMVFTLPENMNKDWSQIAVSHEPNKDSEKPLGEVLLASDL; encoded by the coding sequence ATGATATAGAAAAAGCGCAATTTGAAGAACATTTACAGCATTGCCCATCGTGCCAAGAAGAGCTTGCTGAATGGCAACTTTTAGCGGATGATCTTCCTTATGCGGTTGACACCGTCCTTCCTCCAAATGGAATGAAAGATCGAATTCTCTCAAACATTGTAGATGATAAAGAAGAAGAAATGGTGGTCGTGAATAACAAACCAATTCCTAAAAAGCCTTCCGTCAAATGGATGCCTTTCATCGCCGCTGCACTCTTATTATCTATAGGGGCAAATATCTTTTTAGCTTCTATAGTAAGTAAACAAACGGATGAGCTTGCAACTTCTCAAGAAACGGTAGATGAGTTGTTAGCGTATGTCCAACTTTCTTCTACGACTGGAGATGTAACAGGGACCGCATCGATGGTGAAACACGGTGAAGAAGTACAAATGGTTGTGACTGCGAATTCACTTCCACAATTATCGAATGAAGAAGTTTTCCAAGTGTGGTTAATCGATGAAGATGGACCAAAGCGAGCTGGTTCTTTCCAAACAACTTCCGAAAACGGCACAATGGTCTTTACACTTCCGGAAAACATGAACAAAGATTGGAGCCAAATTGCCGTTTCTCATGAACCGAACAAAGACAGTGAGAAGCCGCTTGGTGAAGTATTGCTTGCTTCTGATCTTTAA
- a CDS encoding uracil-DNA glycosylase, whose product MSDLFHIPHHIQQTAIERMGDAPVEGFVISKASANVRIMIVGEAPGENEAVEGVPFIGRAGKVLEQMMEIAEITRDDVFMTSAVRSRPYRWGTKKLRDGSTIERKYNRPPTKKEILAHAGVLDYEIEHIQPELIIPVGSVGFTRLLGPDWKLKEYQGKVISHEIRKLAGNDYGWTNRNYTLIPTLHPASIFYRPSLKDSMIADWTAIGEFLKNNLV is encoded by the coding sequence ATGAGTGATTTGTTTCACATACCACATCACATTCAACAAACAGCCATCGAACGAATGGGAGATGCACCTGTGGAAGGATTCGTCATCTCCAAAGCGTCTGCGAATGTGCGAATCATGATTGTTGGTGAAGCTCCAGGTGAAAATGAAGCAGTGGAAGGCGTTCCGTTTATTGGACGTGCAGGGAAAGTGTTAGAACAAATGATGGAAATTGCGGAAATCACACGAGATGATGTTTTTATGACAAGTGCAGTGAGAAGTCGACCATATCGGTGGGGTACGAAGAAGTTGCGAGACGGTTCAACAATTGAACGAAAATACAATCGTCCTCCTACAAAAAAAGAAATTTTAGCACATGCTGGCGTGCTTGATTATGAAATAGAACATATTCAACCGGAACTCATTATTCCAGTTGGATCAGTTGGCTTTACACGGTTGTTGGGGCCGGATTGGAAACTAAAAGAGTATCAGGGAAAAGTAATTTCTCATGAAATAAGAAAATTAGCAGGAAACGACTATGGATGGACCAATCGAAACTATACGCTTATTCCGACACTTCATCCAGCTTCTATTTTTTATCGACCGTCTTTAAAAGACTCTATGATAGCAGACTGGACAGCGATAGGAGAGTTTTTAAAGAATAATTTAGTTTAA
- the zupT gene encoding zinc transporter ZupT has translation MDGNVLFALGLTLLAGLATGIGSLLAFVTKRTNTKFLSLSLGFSAGVMIYVSLVEIFVKAKVALVDELGEKPGYWATIGGFFLGILVIALIDKLLPKTTNPHEVKGVEDMEKTPSNDEYTKLMRMGIFTALAVGIHNFPEGIATFMSAMQDPNLGIAIAFAIAIHNIPEGIAVAIPLYYATGNRKKAFKWSFISGLSEPVGALIAYLLLMPFLNGIMFGVVFAAVAGIMVFISLDELLPAAQKYDETHYSIYGLVAGMAVMAVSLVLFI, from the coding sequence ATGGATGGAAATGTTCTATTTGCACTTGGCTTAACATTGCTCGCAGGTTTAGCCACGGGAATCGGAAGTTTACTTGCATTTGTCACGAAACGCACAAATACAAAATTTCTGTCTCTCTCACTTGGGTTTTCAGCGGGAGTCATGATTTATGTTTCGTTAGTGGAGATATTCGTAAAAGCAAAAGTGGCGTTAGTTGACGAACTTGGGGAAAAACCAGGATATTGGGCAACAATTGGAGGATTCTTCCTTGGAATACTCGTGATAGCACTTATTGATAAACTACTTCCTAAAACAACAAACCCTCACGAAGTGAAGGGTGTAGAAGATATGGAGAAAACTCCTTCTAATGATGAATACACAAAGTTAATGAGAATGGGTATTTTCACTGCTCTAGCGGTAGGCATTCACAATTTCCCTGAAGGTATTGCCACTTTCATGTCAGCAATGCAAGATCCAAATTTAGGGATCGCAATCGCGTTTGCAATCGCCATTCATAATATTCCAGAAGGTATTGCAGTAGCAATCCCTCTTTACTATGCAACCGGCAATCGAAAAAAAGCCTTTAAATGGTCGTTTATTTCGGGCTTATCGGAACCAGTGGGTGCGCTAATTGCCTATTTACTTTTGATGCCTTTCTTAAATGGCATCATGTTTGGAGTCGTGTTTGCAGCCGTAGCAGGAATTATGGTCTTTATCTCGTTAGATGAGTTATTACCTGCAGCACAAAAATACGATGAAACGCACTATTCAATTTATGGATTAGTTGCAGGAATGGCAGTGATGGCTGTCAGTTTAGTGTTGTTTATTTAA
- a CDS encoding DNA topology modulation protein yields MQHNPKKILIVGSSGAGKSTLAKELSVKWNVPVIHLDVIYWQPGWVALPKKEFIAQLEKTLQNPEWIIDGNFDSTLEYRLQYADTIIYLDYSKYVCLYRAFKRVWKYRGKTRPDMGKECPEKMDIEFFQWIWRFPKDIRPKMMSRLAKSNATVYMFLSPKETKNWLQTQRKATE; encoded by the coding sequence ATGCAGCATAATCCAAAGAAAATCTTAATCGTTGGGTCGAGTGGTGCTGGAAAATCGACTTTAGCAAAAGAACTATCTGTAAAATGGAATGTGCCAGTTATCCATTTGGATGTGATATATTGGCAACCTGGTTGGGTAGCACTTCCAAAAAAAGAATTTATCGCGCAGCTAGAGAAAACATTGCAAAACCCAGAATGGATCATTGACGGAAATTTTGACTCTACACTAGAATATCGATTGCAATACGCCGATACAATTATCTATTTGGACTATTCCAAGTACGTGTGTCTCTATCGAGCGTTTAAGCGAGTTTGGAAGTATCGAGGTAAAACCCGTCCGGATATGGGAAAAGAGTGCCCAGAAAAAATGGATATAGAATTTTTTCAATGGATTTGGCGGTTTCCAAAGGACATTCGACCGAAAATGATGTCTCGATTAGCAAAAAGCAATGCAACTGTTTATATGTTTCTAAGCCCAAAAGAAACTAAAAACTGGTTGCAAACTCAAAGAAAAGCGACGGAATAA
- a CDS encoding class F sortase gives MRKKLALIGISALLLAGCQSMPSASQEENGAKKAPIESAETAPITLAIGNETLSSDKIIQDDRQGITPSNLTIPAINVDAPVEGYGVNKKGEMDVPNSVITTGWYDKGYMPGAAGNAVIAGHVDGKKGPAVFYDLKELQNGDEIIVSDEQGNEKIFVVDRVKSYPVDEAPLDEIFGFKYGSSLNLITCTGDYSNGGYEERLVVYSNLKE, from the coding sequence GTGAGGAAGAAACTTGCTTTGATTGGCATCTCTGCTTTATTGTTAGCAGGGTGTCAATCGATGCCTTCCGCTTCGCAAGAAGAGAACGGGGCAAAGAAAGCACCAATAGAATCAGCAGAAACTGCCCCCATTACACTTGCGATTGGAAATGAAACATTATCTTCGGATAAGATTATTCAAGACGACAGACAAGGAATCACCCCATCGAACTTAACGATTCCCGCAATAAATGTGGACGCACCCGTCGAAGGCTACGGTGTGAACAAAAAAGGGGAAATGGATGTACCAAATAGCGTGATCACAACTGGCTGGTACGACAAAGGGTACATGCCTGGGGCTGCCGGTAATGCTGTAATTGCTGGTCATGTAGATGGCAAAAAAGGACCCGCAGTATTTTACGATCTGAAAGAGCTACAAAATGGAGATGAAATCATTGTCTCCGACGAGCAAGGAAATGAGAAAATCTTTGTGGTAGATCGTGTAAAATCGTATCCTGTTGATGAAGCACCGCTCGATGAGATTTTCGGGTTTAAATACGGAAGTAGTTTAAACTTAATCACGTGCACGGGAGATTATTCAAACGGTGGGTATGAGGAACGCTTGGTTGTGTATAGTAATTTGAAAGAGTAG
- a CDS encoding MFS transporter codes for MTTAITETAVKSKPEKEISRNKLLGIAGLGWMFDAMDVGILSFIIAALAVEWSLTPAEMGWIGSVNSIGMAVGAMVFGMFADKIGRKQIFIMTLVLFSVASGLSAFTTTLAAFLILRFFVGMGLGGELPVASTLVSESVEPKERGRIVVLLESFWAAGWLVAAIISYFIIPNFDNGWKIALILTALPAFYAVYLRLKLPDSPQFVAKREKVPPITERLALIWSKKYTKNTLMLWILWFTVVFSYYGMFLWLPSVMVIKGFTLIKSFEYVLLMTIAQLPGYFLAAWLIEKIGRKFVLVSFLLGTALSAYIFGNADVTWILLTSGALLSFFNLGAWGALYAYTPEQYETVVRGTGSGMAAAVGRIGGILGPLLVGSLVAKNFDIGWIFGIFCIAIVIGVLAVIFLGKETKNTVLE; via the coding sequence ATGACAACAGCAATAACGGAAACTGCCGTTAAAAGTAAACCAGAAAAGGAAATTAGTCGAAATAAATTGCTTGGGATCGCAGGATTAGGGTGGATGTTCGATGCGATGGACGTGGGGATTTTATCATTCATCATCGCGGCGCTCGCAGTAGAATGGAGCTTAACTCCAGCAGAAATGGGCTGGATTGGTAGTGTGAACTCAATTGGTATGGCAGTAGGTGCTATGGTCTTCGGAATGTTCGCAGATAAAATTGGTCGAAAACAAATATTCATTATGACCTTGGTATTATTTTCAGTCGCAAGTGGACTATCCGCATTTACGACAACACTTGCAGCGTTTTTAATCTTACGATTCTTCGTTGGAATGGGACTAGGTGGCGAACTTCCAGTTGCGTCTACACTAGTATCTGAAAGTGTTGAGCCAAAAGAACGTGGCAGAATCGTCGTTTTACTCGAAAGCTTTTGGGCAGCAGGTTGGTTAGTAGCAGCAATTATTTCCTATTTTATTATTCCTAACTTTGATAATGGTTGGAAAATCGCATTAATTTTGACGGCGCTGCCTGCGTTTTATGCTGTTTATCTTCGTTTGAAATTGCCAGACTCTCCACAATTCGTGGCGAAGCGCGAAAAAGTTCCACCAATAACAGAGCGCTTAGCATTAATCTGGAGCAAAAAGTATACGAAAAACACGTTAATGTTATGGATCTTGTGGTTCACTGTCGTGTTTTCTTATTACGGAATGTTTTTATGGTTACCAAGTGTAATGGTTATCAAAGGTTTTACACTTATTAAGAGTTTTGAGTATGTGTTATTAATGACGATTGCTCAATTGCCTGGTTACTTCTTAGCCGCTTGGTTAATTGAAAAAATTGGACGTAAATTTGTGTTAGTAAGCTTTTTACTTGGAACGGCTTTAAGTGCGTATATTTTCGGCAATGCAGATGTAACATGGATTTTATTAACTTCAGGTGCATTATTATCATTCTTTAACCTAGGTGCGTGGGGTGCGCTATATGCATATACTCCAGAGCAATATGAGACCGTTGTTCGTGGAACTGGATCTGGTATGGCTGCAGCAGTAGGACGAATCGGAGGAATTTTAGGACCACTCCTTGTAGGTTCATTAGTGGCGAAAAACTTCGATATTGGATGGATTTTTGGTATTTTCTGTATCGCAATTGTAATAGGTGTTCTAGCCGTTATTTTCTTAGGTAAAGAAACCAAAAACACGGTATTAGAATAA
- a CDS encoding copper amine oxidase — MNKKTILMSSLSLSLLVPTMVFAEDHNSMGSETNVSSPASELRSALGHLFTEHAFLATEVLKKGADGAEDFDQAAAALSANTDDLTAAISSVYGDDAGAQFKEIWNSHIGYFVDYVTATGAKDEAAKKEALANLDSYRTEQAAFLETATEGRLKAADLEAGLKMHVDQLIWAFDSYVAGDYETSYMNEREAIDHMRMVAASVATAITDQFPDKFENSKAVTPAADLRASLDRVFTEHAGLAVMAMQNGVDGDPDFDASAAALLANADELSAAVASVYGEEGGEAFKEIWKSHIGYFVDYVTATANDDQAGKDAAKKELDGYITDQAAFLATATEDRLPAADLEAGLTEHVDQLLNAFDSYVAGDYETAYSALRESYAHMLMPSEALSGAIVDQFPDKFAGSSMPEGMPKTGMGGTANEDAFPYEWFLLGGLLAASMGGAYSLRRRSNEA; from the coding sequence ATGAACAAAAAAACGATTTTAATGTCATCTTTATCTTTAAGTCTACTAGTGCCAACGATGGTGTTTGCAGAGGATCACAATTCAATGGGATCGGAAACAAATGTTTCTAGTCCAGCTTCCGAATTACGTTCTGCTTTAGGGCATCTATTTACAGAGCATGCGTTTTTAGCGACTGAAGTGTTGAAAAAAGGAGCAGATGGTGCGGAAGATTTTGATCAAGCTGCAGCGGCCTTAAGTGCTAATACAGATGATTTAACAGCAGCAATCTCTTCGGTTTATGGAGACGACGCAGGCGCACAATTTAAAGAAATTTGGAATTCACATATTGGATACTTTGTCGATTACGTAACTGCTACTGGAGCGAAGGATGAAGCAGCGAAAAAAGAAGCGCTAGCGAACTTGGACAGCTATCGTACCGAACAAGCAGCATTTTTAGAAACGGCAACAGAAGGTCGTTTGAAAGCAGCAGATTTAGAAGCTGGATTAAAAATGCATGTAGACCAATTGATTTGGGCTTTTGATAGCTATGTTGCGGGAGATTATGAAACATCTTATATGAACGAGCGAGAAGCTATTGATCATATGAGAATGGTTGCAGCTAGTGTTGCGACAGCTATTACCGATCAATTCCCTGACAAGTTTGAGAACTCAAAAGCAGTCACTCCAGCAGCTGATTTACGTGCATCACTTGACCGTGTTTTCACAGAACATGCAGGACTTGCAGTAATGGCGATGCAAAACGGAGTAGATGGTGATCCTGACTTTGATGCTTCGGCAGCCGCTCTTTTAGCGAACGCAGATGAGTTATCTGCTGCAGTCGCTTCTGTTTATGGTGAAGAAGGCGGAGAAGCATTTAAAGAAATTTGGAAATCACATATCGGTTATTTCGTCGATTATGTGACAGCAACTGCTAATGATGATCAAGCTGGAAAAGACGCTGCGAAAAAAGAATTAGATGGTTACATTACCGATCAAGCTGCATTCTTAGCGACAGCAACGGAAGATCGTTTACCTGCTGCTGATTTAGAGGCTGGCTTAACGGAACATGTGGATCAATTGCTTAATGCATTCGATAGTTATGTAGCTGGAGATTACGAAACTGCATATTCTGCGTTACGCGAGTCATATGCACACATGTTAATGCCTTCTGAAGCGTTATCAGGTGCAATTGTCGACCAATTCCCAGATAAATTTGCTGGTAGCTCAATGCCAGAAGGAATGCCGAAAACTGGTATGGGTGGAACTGCGAACGAAGATGCATTTCCATATGAATGGTTCTTATTAGGTGGGTTACTTGCTGCTTCGATGGGTGGAGCATATTCCCTACGTCGTCGTTCTAACGAGGCGTAA
- a CDS encoding general stress protein — MTVHYKEYVSDAEAIRGIQEIKTKGVHENDIYVLTHEDRRTDDVAEAADANTVGMEETGFGTAMANVFRKKGDELRSQFQELGFSQPEAERLEEKLDQNKVVVVVKNPPTNFTM; from the coding sequence ATGACAGTTCATTACAAAGAATATGTTAGTGATGCAGAAGCAATCCGTGGAATTCAAGAAATCAAAACAAAAGGTGTTCATGAAAATGATATTTATGTTTTAACTCATGAAGATCGGCGTACAGATGATGTAGCGGAGGCAGCCGATGCTAACACAGTTGGAATGGAAGAAACAGGTTTTGGAACTGCTATGGCAAACGTCTTCCGCAAAAAAGGTGACGAGCTCCGTTCCCAATTCCAAGAATTAGGGTTCAGCCAACCAGAAGCAGAACGACTTGAAGAAAAGTTAGATCAGAATAAAGTAGTGGTGGTTGTAAAAAACCCTCCTACCAATTTCACCATGTAA